A window from Pseudomonas sp. Tri1 encodes these proteins:
- a CDS encoding LysR substrate-binding domain-containing protein: MFELAQLRCFTTVATELNFRRAAERLNMTQPPLSRQIQLLEHHLGVELFTRSTRSVALTAAGRAFFIEAQNLLEQAQQAAVAARRFAQGDIGSVTISFVGSAVYEFLPKVIAEARLKQPQVKIVLAEMNTYQQHEALRARRIDLGIVRSPLLETGYATECLVREPFVLAVPAGHPLASAETVGVQDLDGQPFLMYSHSAYPPFNELLTGMLRSARVAPQFVQWLGSSLTILALVNAGMGLALVPRCATSVVFKHVVFREIDLGEGVQSELHLVWREDNDNPAFTMLLEGIRGAVREGL, from the coding sequence ATGTTTGAACTAGCCCAGCTGCGCTGCTTCACCACGGTGGCGACCGAACTCAACTTCCGTCGCGCCGCCGAACGCCTGAACATGACCCAGCCACCGCTGAGCCGGCAGATCCAATTGCTGGAACACCACCTGGGTGTCGAACTGTTCACCCGCAGTACCCGCAGCGTGGCGCTCACCGCCGCCGGCCGGGCGTTTTTCATCGAGGCGCAGAACCTGCTGGAGCAGGCACAGCAAGCCGCCGTCGCCGCCCGGCGGTTCGCCCAGGGCGACATCGGCTCGGTCACCATCAGCTTCGTCGGCAGCGCGGTGTACGAGTTCTTGCCCAAGGTCATCGCCGAGGCACGGCTGAAACAGCCCCAGGTCAAAATCGTCCTGGCGGAGATGAACACTTACCAGCAGCACGAGGCCTTGCGCGCCCGGCGCATCGACCTGGGTATCGTTCGTTCGCCGCTGCTGGAAACCGGTTACGCCACCGAGTGCCTGGTGCGCGAACCCTTCGTCCTGGCGGTGCCCGCCGGGCATCCGCTGGCCAGTGCCGAGACCGTGGGCGTCCAGGATCTGGACGGCCAACCGTTCCTCATGTACTCCCACTCCGCCTACCCGCCCTTCAACGAACTGCTCACCGGCATGCTTCGCTCGGCCCGGGTCGCACCGCAATTCGTGCAATGGCTGGGGTCGTCGCTGACAATCCTGGCGCTGGTCAACGCCGGCATGGGCCTGGCGCTAGTGCCACGTTGCGCCACCAGCGTGGTGTTCAAGCATGTGGTGTTTCGTGAGATCGACCTGGGCGAAGGGGTGCAGAGCGAGTTGCACCTGGTCTGGCGCGAGGACAACGACAACCCGGCGTTCACCATGTTGCTGGAGGGGATTCGGGGGGCGGTTCGGGAAGGCTTGTGA
- the nosP gene encoding nitric oxide-sensing protein NosP, which yields MLKAQSEGVVSAMSQATDVQQVAQELARQLLHPHLGFVLFFCSAEYNLPALGQALSQSFGGIRLVGCTSAGEITAQGYGRNCVTAVGFDHRHFSIAAELIGEMEHFSLIDAQQMVERLASGCRSNALAPIKGHSFALTLLDGLSSREEMVLAALSAALGDIPHFGGSAGDDNYLTHTHVYFEGQFHSGAAVVLLINTWLEFEVFTTHHILPREEKLVVTGADSASRRVYELNAEPAAEEYARHIGVPVSALDYRVFAAHPLAVRINDQYYVRAIQQVHPDLSLSFYCAVENGIVLTAMTPGPLLDNLQNLFDGLQARLGDLLLTIGCDCFLRRLELEDRGGLEQIGQFLREQRVMGFNTYGEQFNGMHINQTFTGVAIARHRVPGHR from the coding sequence ATGCTAAAGGCCCAGAGCGAAGGTGTGGTGAGCGCCATGTCCCAGGCCACGGACGTCCAGCAAGTGGCCCAGGAGCTGGCGCGACAGTTGTTGCACCCGCACCTGGGTTTCGTGCTGTTTTTCTGTTCCGCCGAATACAACTTGCCGGCCCTCGGCCAGGCGCTGTCCCAAAGTTTCGGTGGGATTCGCCTGGTGGGCTGCACCAGCGCCGGGGAAATCACCGCCCAGGGTTATGGCCGCAACTGCGTGACCGCAGTGGGCTTCGATCATCGGCATTTTTCCATCGCCGCCGAACTGATCGGCGAAATGGAACACTTCAGCCTGATCGACGCCCAGCAAATGGTCGAGCGGCTGGCCAGTGGTTGCCGCAGCAACGCTCTGGCACCGATCAAGGGCCACAGCTTCGCCTTGACCCTGCTTGACGGCCTGTCCAGCCGCGAGGAAATGGTCCTGGCGGCCCTGAGTGCCGCACTTGGGGACATCCCGCATTTTGGCGGTTCGGCCGGCGACGATAATTACCTGACCCACACCCATGTGTACTTCGAAGGCCAGTTCCACAGTGGCGCGGCCGTGGTGCTGCTGATCAACACCTGGCTGGAATTCGAAGTGTTCACCACCCATCACATCCTGCCTCGGGAAGAAAAACTGGTGGTGACTGGCGCCGACAGCGCTTCACGACGGGTCTATGAACTCAACGCCGAACCTGCCGCCGAAGAATACGCCCGGCACATCGGCGTGCCGGTGAGCGCACTCGATTACCGGGTCTTCGCCGCCCATCCGCTGGCGGTGCGTATCAATGACCAGTACTACGTGAGGGCCATCCAGCAGGTCCACCCGGACCTGAGCCTGAGCTTCTACTGTGCGGTGGAGAACGGCATCGTCCTTACCGCGATGACCCCGGGACCTTTGCTGGACAACCTGCAAAACCTGTTCGACGGCTTGCAGGCACGCCTCGGCGACTTGCTGCTGACCATCGGCTGTGACTGTTTCCTCAGGCGCCTGGAACTCGAAGACCGTGGCGGCCTGGAACAGATCGGCCAGTTCCTGCGCGAACAACGGGTGATGGGTTTCAACACCTACGGAGAACAGTTCAATGGCATGCACATCAACCAGACCTTTACCGGAGTTGCCATTGCCCGCCATCGCGTCCCCGGCCATCGCTGA
- a CDS encoding ADP-ribosylglycohydrolase family protein: MSPTLSDRYRGCLLGLACGDAVGTTVEFQPRNSFAPVTDMVGGGPFSLKPGQWTDDTSMALCLAESLLQKRGFDATDQMGRYLNWWHWGYLSSTGDCFDIGMTVRGALERYQSHGDPFAGDTAPDTAGNGSLMRLAPVVLFFYPDRERIRDFAALSSRTTHGATEAVECCQVLADVIGNALTGASKADVLRVVSEQLTEAKVIALAQGAYEGKGRSEVSGSGYSVASLEAALWCFHQTDSFTDAVLAATNLGDDADTTAAIVGQVAGAFYGVQAIPSDWLQKLWMRQEIEAMADALHLQV; encoded by the coding sequence ATGTCCCCGACACTTTCAGATCGCTATCGCGGATGCTTATTGGGCTTGGCGTGTGGTGACGCCGTTGGCACTACTGTTGAATTCCAGCCACGGAATTCCTTTGCCCCCGTGACCGACATGGTCGGTGGCGGCCCCTTCAGTCTCAAGCCTGGCCAATGGACCGATGACACATCGATGGCTTTGTGTCTGGCTGAGAGCCTGTTGCAAAAGCGTGGTTTTGATGCGACTGACCAGATGGGCCGATACCTCAATTGGTGGCATTGGGGTTATCTGAGTTCCACTGGTGATTGCTTTGACATTGGTATGACCGTTCGCGGTGCACTGGAACGCTATCAGTCCCATGGCGACCCCTTCGCGGGGGATACCGCTCCTGATACGGCTGGCAATGGTTCGCTGATGCGACTGGCACCGGTCGTGTTGTTCTTTTATCCAGATCGCGAACGCATTCGCGATTTTGCGGCTCTGAGTTCACGCACAACCCATGGGGCAACAGAGGCGGTGGAGTGTTGCCAGGTGTTGGCCGATGTCATTGGCAACGCATTGACCGGCGCTTCAAAGGCGGATGTGTTGCGTGTGGTGTCCGAGCAACTGACCGAGGCCAAAGTGATAGCCCTCGCCCAAGGGGCCTATGAGGGAAAAGGTCGTAGTGAAGTGTCAGGCTCTGGTTATTCGGTGGCTTCCTTGGAAGCGGCGCTGTGGTGCTTTCATCAGACGGACAGCTTCACTGATGCGGTGCTGGCCGCGACGAACCTGGGCGACGACGCTGACACCACCGCTGCCATTGTCGGTCAGGTGGCAGGGGCATTTTATGGGGTGCAGGCTATTCCCTCCGATTGGTTGCAGAAGTTGTGGATGCGACAGGAGATTGAAGCCATGGCGGATGCGCTTCACTTGCAGGTCTGA
- a CDS encoding DUF6124 family protein, with protein sequence MFKVTPNPPNIDSVLYGDSLDPEKLKEAADRALKHYLNPGATKTQIPPRKPSTIFTIDAAVDDETLLVEACESLASASVMVSDLTDLTDGPRRQTMLVLQRVIMLGELAVNRVLDNYKPG encoded by the coding sequence ATGTTCAAGGTTACTCCCAACCCCCCGAATATCGATTCGGTACTCTACGGCGACTCTCTCGACCCCGAAAAGTTGAAAGAGGCGGCAGACCGCGCGCTCAAGCACTACCTGAACCCCGGGGCAACGAAAACGCAGATACCGCCCCGCAAGCCCAGCACGATCTTCACCATCGACGCAGCGGTGGATGACGAAACGTTACTCGTTGAGGCGTGCGAATCCTTGGCATCCGCCAGCGTGATGGTCAGCGACCTCACCGATTTGACGGACGGCCCAAGGCGCCAAACGATGCTGGTGCTGCAACGGGTCATCATGTTGGGTGAGCTAGCGGTCAATCGAGTACTGGATAACTACAAGCCTGGGTAG
- a CDS encoding DUF4062 domain-containing protein, producing the protein MSYEAEVFNVMIASPGDVKAERAQVREVIHEWNAVHSRSRKIVLLPIGWETHSAPEMGSGPQEIINRQILDKCDLLIGVFWTRVGTATTEYASGTVEEIEKHVNGGRPAMLYFSNQPAALDTVDHDQYKLLTEFKKTCQQRSLYEGYEDLSDFRNKFSRQLQITINENEIFKVNDAVGGKDVSLPQKIIPTLSYEAKSLLREASKDSHGTIMHIRYIGGTDIQTNGRNLIDSRERRDVAKWESALEELLKLDLVTARGSKGEVYEVTNLGFSLADTLGAD; encoded by the coding sequence ATGAGTTATGAAGCAGAAGTTTTCAATGTGATGATTGCATCCCCTGGAGATGTTAAAGCCGAGCGAGCACAGGTCAGAGAGGTGATTCATGAATGGAACGCCGTACATTCCAGGTCTCGTAAGATAGTTCTTCTGCCTATTGGATGGGAGACGCACTCTGCTCCTGAAATGGGGTCGGGCCCACAGGAAATTATTAACAGACAAATTCTAGATAAGTGTGATTTATTAATTGGCGTTTTTTGGACAAGAGTCGGAACTGCTACTACTGAATATGCGAGCGGAACCGTGGAGGAAATTGAAAAGCATGTGAATGGCGGCAGGCCAGCCATGTTGTATTTTTCCAATCAGCCCGCTGCTTTAGATACAGTAGATCATGATCAATACAAACTTCTGACAGAGTTCAAGAAAACGTGTCAGCAACGCAGCTTGTACGAGGGGTACGAAGACTTGTCGGACTTTCGAAATAAGTTCTCGCGACAGTTGCAGATTACAATTAATGAAAATGAAATTTTTAAAGTTAATGATGCGGTTGGCGGCAAGGATGTTTCTCTCCCGCAGAAAATTATTCCAACTTTGTCTTATGAGGCGAAGTCATTGTTGAGAGAAGCATCAAAAGATTCGCACGGAACAATAATGCATATTCGCTACATTGGCGGAACTGACATACAAACGAACGGTAGAAATCTTATAGATTCCCGTGAGCGTAGAGATGTCGCAAAATGGGAGTCTGCACTGGAAGAGCTTTTGAAGCTTGATCTCGTAACGGCTCGAGGTTCCAAAGGCGAAGTGTACGAAGTAACAAACTTAGGATTTAGTCTCGCCGACACCTTAGGTGCTGACTAA
- a CDS encoding porin, protein MHNNKNIRQRFMPAVIAGLSTLGLTPWAQAEIMLYDKDQTTFSTDGYINAFYVNSDVDRAGDQYDRRQARVKMGFLPNYLGFNMGKQVDDLKLGARASFWVTINDSETNGTDTAIDVRQFYGTVANPEWGEVLIGKDFGLFARSNILLDELLAGYGQVSDTLGLVDGGGVSFGNIGSGYPYPFPTSQITYRTPVIDGLRVAVGIMDPVDTNDNSATGKAYQENPRTESEITYQFDLAGAKIYSWLNGSYQTSDNTDSTVESVTSKGLGYGVQAKMGGLSLTGSGFQAKGINPFFTNNAGEATLRNVDSKGYLLQGSYKLGKNRLALSYGKTDDDGNGVVGSGADYETRGIALFHDVNDNLKLVAEYNQFEINGHDTSAQNEDTDTFAVGAVLTW, encoded by the coding sequence ATGCACAACAATAAAAATATTCGCCAGCGTTTTATGCCTGCGGTCATCGCCGGTCTCTCGACCCTGGGCTTGACGCCTTGGGCCCAGGCCGAAATCATGCTGTACGACAAAGACCAGACCACCTTTTCCACTGACGGCTACATCAACGCCTTCTATGTCAACAGTGACGTGGACCGGGCAGGGGATCAGTACGACCGTCGACAAGCGCGGGTCAAGATGGGCTTTTTGCCGAACTACCTGGGCTTCAACATGGGCAAGCAGGTTGATGACCTCAAGCTCGGTGCCCGCGCCTCGTTCTGGGTGACCATCAACGACAGTGAAACCAACGGCACCGACACCGCCATCGATGTGCGGCAATTCTACGGTACCGTCGCCAACCCAGAGTGGGGCGAGGTATTGATCGGCAAGGACTTCGGCCTGTTCGCCCGCTCCAACATCCTGCTCGATGAACTGCTGGCCGGTTACGGCCAAGTCAGCGACACCCTGGGGCTGGTGGACGGCGGTGGTGTCTCGTTCGGCAACATCGGCAGCGGTTACCCTTATCCGTTCCCAACCTCGCAGATCACTTACCGCACCCCGGTGATAGACGGCTTGCGAGTGGCGGTGGGCATCATGGATCCGGTGGACACCAACGACAACAGCGCCACCGGCAAGGCCTACCAGGAAAACCCTCGCACCGAGAGCGAGATCACCTACCAGTTCGACCTCGCCGGGGCGAAGATCTACAGCTGGCTCAACGGCAGCTACCAGACCTCGGACAACACCGACTCCACCGTCGAATCGGTGACCTCCAAAGGCCTGGGTTATGGCGTCCAGGCGAAGATGGGCGGGCTGTCGCTCACCGGTTCCGGGTTCCAGGCCAAGGGCATCAACCCGTTCTTCACCAACAACGCTGGCGAAGCCACGTTGCGCAACGTCGACAGCAAGGGCTACCTGCTGCAGGGCTCCTACAAGTTGGGCAAGAACCGCCTGGCGCTGTCCTACGGCAAGACCGACGACGATGGCAATGGCGTGGTGGGCAGCGGCGCCGATTACGAAACCCGTGGTATCGCGCTGTTTCATGACGTCAACGACAACCTCAAGCTCGTGGCCGAATACAACCAGTTCGAAATCAACGGCCACGACACCAGCGCGCAGAATGAAGACACCGATACCTTTGCAGTGGGGGCGGTGTTGACCTGGTAA
- a CDS encoding nuclear transport factor 2 family protein, with product MKKTTLVISFLCLFSGYAAAATSSPEQDVAQAVDHLTQAMLHKDIPQLQALAAENLTYGHSSGNIQDKKAFIADIETGKSAFKTLEMKNQKITLSGDVALVRNHFSAQALKGTEVVPTEIENFQIWQKQKNGKWLLIGRQAFRF from the coding sequence ATGAAAAAAACCACACTGGTCATCAGCTTCCTGTGCCTGTTCAGCGGCTACGCAGCGGCAGCCACTTCATCGCCCGAGCAGGACGTGGCCCAGGCCGTCGACCACCTGACCCAGGCCATGCTGCACAAAGACATCCCACAACTGCAGGCACTGGCCGCCGAGAACCTGACCTACGGGCACTCCAGCGGGAACATCCAGGACAAGAAAGCCTTCATCGCCGACATCGAAACCGGCAAGAGCGCGTTCAAGACCCTGGAAATGAAGAACCAGAAAATCACCCTGTCTGGCGATGTGGCGCTGGTGCGTAACCACTTCTCAGCGCAGGCGCTCAAAGGCACTGAAGTGGTTCCCACTGAAATCGAGAACTTCCAGATCTGGCAGAAGCAGAAGAATGGCAAGTGGTTGCTGATTGGTCGTCAAGCGTTTCGGTTCTGA
- a CDS encoding glucarate dehydratase family protein, which yields MKIKRVTVTPIAFRDPPLLNASGIHEPFALRSIIEIESDNGYIGLGESYGDAPALAIQQQLQDQLIGLDPFNLNQLRAIVQATVAAHKPVSVAGAELAPGSHASKAVSNAYSAFEVAFLDLQAHYLNVPLVDLLGGAIREEIAFSAYLFFKYAEHIDSPYPPDSWGEALNEQQIVAQARRMIQDYGFKSIKLKAGALDPEHEVACIKALKQAFPGYPLRIDPNGNWSLETSIRMAELLGDDLQYYEDPTPGLEGMAELHKRTGLPLATNMVVTDFDEFRRSVALNSVQIVLADHHYWGGLRDTQALAKMCSTFGLGVSMHSNSHLGISLMAMAHVAAAVPNLDFACDTHYPWQEPDEEVIKGGKLPIVDGCVKITRAPGLGLELDRDQLGKLHDQFLSCGIRQRDDVRQMQRYRPDWKTVKPRF from the coding sequence ATGAAGATCAAACGCGTCACCGTCACACCCATTGCGTTTCGCGATCCACCCTTGCTCAACGCCAGCGGCATCCACGAGCCGTTCGCGCTGCGCTCGATCATCGAGATCGAGAGCGACAACGGTTACATCGGCCTGGGCGAGAGCTACGGCGATGCCCCGGCCCTGGCGATCCAGCAGCAACTGCAGGACCAGTTGATCGGCCTGGATCCGTTCAACCTCAATCAGTTGCGAGCCATCGTCCAAGCCACCGTCGCCGCCCATAAACCGGTCAGCGTCGCCGGGGCCGAACTGGCACCGGGTTCCCATGCGAGCAAGGCGGTGAGCAATGCCTATTCGGCGTTCGAGGTGGCCTTTCTGGACCTGCAGGCCCATTACTTGAATGTGCCGCTGGTGGATCTGCTGGGCGGCGCGATTCGCGAGGAGATTGCGTTCAGCGCGTATCTGTTTTTCAAGTATGCCGAGCACATCGATTCGCCGTATCCGCCGGACAGTTGGGGCGAGGCGCTCAACGAACAGCAAATCGTCGCCCAGGCCCGACGGATGATCCAGGACTATGGCTTCAAGAGCATCAAGCTCAAGGCTGGCGCCCTCGATCCGGAGCATGAAGTGGCGTGCATCAAGGCGTTGAAGCAGGCGTTCCCCGGCTACCCGTTGCGCATCGACCCCAATGGCAACTGGTCCCTGGAAACCTCGATTCGCATGGCCGAACTGCTGGGCGATGACTTGCAGTATTACGAAGACCCGACGCCGGGGCTGGAGGGGATGGCCGAACTGCACAAACGCACGGGCCTGCCCCTGGCGACCAACATGGTGGTCACCGATTTCGATGAGTTCCGTCGCAGCGTAGCGTTGAACAGCGTGCAGATTGTGCTGGCCGACCATCATTACTGGGGCGGCCTGCGGGACACCCAGGCCTTGGCAAAAATGTGCAGCACCTTCGGCCTGGGCGTGTCGATGCATTCGAACTCGCACCTGGGTATCAGCCTGATGGCCATGGCTCATGTGGCGGCGGCGGTGCCGAACCTGGACTTCGCTTGCGACACCCATTACCCGTGGCAGGAGCCGGATGAGGAAGTGATCAAGGGCGGCAAGCTGCCGATCGTCGACGGCTGCGTGAAAATCACCCGAGCGCCGGGCCTGGGTTTGGAGCTGGACCGCGATCAACTGGGCAAGCTGCATGACCAGTTCCTCAGTTGCGGTATTCGCCAGCGTGACGATGTGCGGCAGATGCAGCGCTACCGGCCGGACTGGAAAACCGTCAAGCCGAGGTTCTGA
- a CDS encoding MFS transporter, whose protein sequence is MNNVTDSTHDSTLALAAAKVKRHVLPLVVVMFIVNYIDRVNIGFVRSHLETDLGIGAAAYGLGAGLFFVGYALFEVPSNMLLQRYGARAWLTRIMFTWGAAAMAMAFVRGETSFYVLRFILGAAEAGFFPGIIYYFTQWLPANERGKAMAIFLSGSAIASVISGPVSGALLHLSGLGLHGWQWMFLIEGFASIVLCGFVWFWLQSHPSQAKWLTDDEKTVLIAAIAQEQRAREAAQVIKPSMFKLLADRQIALFCFIYFSIALTIYGATFWLPSMIKKMGNLGDFQVGLLNSIPWIISIVAMYGFAALAGKWKFQQAWVAVTLVIAAFGMFMSTTGGPIFAFVAICFAAIGFKAASALFWPIPQGYLDARIAAAVIALINSIGNLGGFVAPTAFGFLEQTTGSIEGGLYGLAITSLVAAVVIFFARTAPKRDTPNSLSGRPETVAEADQPHTRQALNPGPSGAAV, encoded by the coding sequence TTGAATAACGTAACGGACTCCACCCATGACAGCACCCTGGCGCTCGCAGCGGCCAAGGTCAAACGTCATGTACTGCCGCTGGTGGTGGTGATGTTCATCGTCAACTACATCGACCGGGTAAACATCGGCTTTGTGCGCAGCCACCTGGAAACCGACCTGGGCATCGGCGCCGCCGCCTATGGGCTGGGTGCCGGGTTGTTCTTCGTTGGCTACGCACTGTTTGAAGTGCCGTCCAACATGCTCCTGCAGCGCTACGGCGCCCGGGCCTGGCTGACACGCATCATGTTCACCTGGGGCGCGGCGGCCATGGCCATGGCCTTTGTGCGCGGCGAAACCAGCTTCTATGTGCTGCGCTTCATCCTCGGCGCAGCGGAGGCGGGCTTCTTTCCCGGCATCATCTACTACTTCACCCAATGGCTGCCGGCTAACGAACGTGGCAAGGCCATGGCGATTTTCCTCAGCGGTTCGGCCATTGCCTCGGTGATCTCCGGCCCGGTGTCTGGCGCATTGCTGCATCTGAGTGGACTGGGCCTGCACGGTTGGCAGTGGATGTTCCTGATCGAGGGCTTTGCTTCCATCGTGTTGTGCGGGTTTGTCTGGTTCTGGCTGCAATCCCATCCGAGCCAGGCCAAATGGTTGACCGACGACGAGAAAACCGTGCTGATCGCCGCCATTGCTCAAGAACAACGGGCCCGGGAAGCCGCGCAGGTGATCAAGCCGTCGATGTTCAAGTTGCTGGCCGACCGGCAGATCGCGCTGTTCTGCTTCATCTACTTCTCCATCGCCCTGACCATCTATGGCGCCACGTTCTGGCTGCCGAGCATGATCAAGAAAATGGGCAACCTGGGAGACTTCCAGGTCGGCTTGCTCAACTCCATTCCGTGGATCATTTCCATCGTCGCGATGTACGGTTTCGCCGCCCTGGCGGGCAAATGGAAGTTCCAGCAGGCCTGGGTCGCGGTGACGCTGGTGATCGCGGCGTTTGGCATGTTCATGTCCACCACCGGCGGGCCGATCTTCGCCTTCGTCGCGATCTGTTTTGCCGCCATCGGTTTCAAAGCGGCGTCGGCGTTGTTCTGGCCGATTCCCCAGGGCTATCTGGATGCCCGCATCGCGGCGGCGGTGATTGCCCTGATCAACTCCATCGGCAACCTCGGCGGCTTCGTCGCGCCCACGGCGTTCGGATTCCTGGAGCAGACCACCGGCTCCATCGAGGGCGGCCTGTATGGATTGGCCATCACCTCGCTCGTCGCCGCCGTGGTGATCTTTTTCGCCCGCACCGCGCCCAAGCGCGACACCCCGAATTCACTGTCCGGCCGGCCCGAAACCGTTGCCGAAGCCGATCAGCCGCACACACGTCAAGCCTTGAACCCTGGCCCATCGGGAGCCGCTGTATGA
- a CDS encoding 4-oxalocrotonate tautomerase family protein: MPFVNVRITRDGVTREQKAQVIAEITETLQRVLGKDPHLTHIVIEEVDTDNWGYAGITTTEYRSLPKE, from the coding sequence ATGCCTTTCGTCAATGTGCGTATTACCCGCGACGGCGTCACCCGCGAGCAGAAAGCCCAGGTGATTGCAGAAATCACCGAAACCCTCCAGCGCGTGCTGGGCAAGGACCCGCACTTGACTCATATCGTGATCGAGGAGGTCGATACGGATAACTGGGGGTATGCGGGGATCACCACGACTGAGTATCGAAGTCTGCCCAAGGAATGA
- a CDS encoding LysR family transcriptional regulator — MKRHFEDLQLGSIELFCLAAEAGSFTAAAQAAGVTPAAVSRSIFRLEERLGSRLFVRTTRSIRLTEAGKIYFEQCRQALTQLVEAQQEMMGAQSVPSGQLRISLPTTYGHHRILPLLPAFRALYPQVSVDLHLSNRNIDFVAEGYDLAIRVRAQPDSSMIARLLEDAKLVVVAAPDYLHKAGTPQTLEDLDAHECIQFELPSSGRRISWLFDVDGKEREVFGQGGYCCSDDVLGGVTLAKHGAGLFQTYKFIVEQELADGRLVEVLQPFAGRSRPFTLLYPHGRYMPQRVRAFVDFLLQHREQWAGA, encoded by the coding sequence ATGAAGCGTCATTTCGAAGACTTGCAGTTGGGCAGCATAGAGCTGTTTTGCCTGGCGGCCGAGGCGGGCAGTTTTACTGCGGCGGCCCAGGCGGCGGGCGTTACGCCGGCGGCGGTGAGCCGTTCGATCTTTCGCCTGGAAGAGCGCCTGGGTTCACGACTTTTCGTGCGCACCACCCGCAGCATCCGCCTGACCGAAGCCGGCAAGATCTATTTTGAACAATGCCGGCAGGCCTTGACCCAACTGGTCGAGGCGCAACAGGAAATGATGGGCGCGCAATCGGTGCCGTCCGGACAACTGCGCATCAGCCTGCCCACCACCTATGGTCACCACCGGATCCTGCCCTTGCTCCCGGCCTTTCGGGCGCTGTACCCGCAAGTCAGCGTGGACCTGCACTTGAGCAATCGAAACATCGACTTCGTTGCCGAAGGTTATGACCTGGCGATCCGAGTGCGCGCCCAGCCGGACTCGTCCATGATCGCCCGGCTGCTGGAAGACGCGAAACTGGTGGTAGTCGCGGCACCGGACTATCTGCACAAGGCCGGCACGCCACAGACTCTGGAGGACCTGGACGCTCACGAGTGCATCCAGTTCGAATTGCCCAGCAGCGGGCGACGGATTTCCTGGTTGTTCGATGTCGATGGCAAGGAGCGGGAGGTATTCGGCCAGGGTGGCTATTGCTGTTCGGATGATGTGCTGGGCGGGGTGACATTGGCCAAGCATGGCGCGGGGTTGTTCCAGACCTACAAATTCATCGTTGAGCAGGAGCTGGCGGACGGCCGCCTGGTAGAGGTCTTGCAGCCCTTCGCGGGCCGCTCACGTCCTTTCACCTTGCTTTACCCCCACGGCCGCTACATGCCGCAACGGGTGCGGGCCTTCGTGGATTTTCTCTTGCAGCATCGCGAACAGTGGGCGGGAGCCTGA